The Bacillus vallismortis genome window below encodes:
- a CDS encoding DUF2892 domain-containing protein has product MKPNISLINAVFRIACGLTIMSAASAKFTKKPWCRMHLFYIFMGAMKAGSGILRFCPVTYMLQNSASGHNEQEHQDR; this is encoded by the coding sequence ATGAAGCCAAACATCAGTCTCATCAATGCCGTCTTCAGAATCGCCTGCGGACTGACGATTATGTCAGCCGCCAGCGCAAAGTTTACGAAAAAGCCTTGGTGCAGAATGCACCTCTTTTACATCTTTATGGGGGCCATGAAAGCAGGATCGGGAATCCTGCGCTTCTGCCCTGTGACCTACATGCTTCAAAACAGCGCTTCCGGTCATAACGAACAAGAGCATCAAGACAGATGA
- a CDS encoding adenine deaminase, producing MSERTFNWKNKDIRAQVDVVDSKLLPTLLLRNALVLNPYVKQWLKKNIWIYQDRIVYVGHELPNRAEEIHTIDCEGKYIVPGYIEPHAHPFQIYNPQTLAEYVSQYGTTTFVNDNLFLLLQSGKKKALTILNELKKQPVQYFWWSRYDLQTEVLNEDHVLPFDVRKQWIEHPDVIQGGEMTGWPRLVDGDDLMLHCMQATKKQRKRIEGHFPGASNKTLTKMKLFGADCDHEAMTGDEVMRRLELGYYVSLRNSSIRPDVRKILRELHEKGFRYYDHFFYTTDGATPNFYKGGMTNELIRIALEEGVPAIDAYNMASFNIAKYYQMDDYLGVVGPGRLASLNVLEDPLNPNPVTVLSKGAILREDGCDLKAFTKTGWSKGGLVPLELSYDMTMDDLQFSMPMGVKMRNAVIMEPYMIEIDNSMEQLSFDHDESYLTMLDRHGKWRVNTMIKGFASSVQGFVSSFTTTGDIVAIGKNKADMLLAFARMKEIGGGIVLAENGNILHEIPLALCGCASSEAYEDVLEKEQKLKDLLTERGYEFCDPVYTLLFLQSTHLPYIRITPRGIFDVMKKTVLFPSIMR from the coding sequence ATGTCCGAACGCACCTTTAACTGGAAAAACAAAGACATCAGGGCACAGGTTGATGTTGTAGACTCAAAGCTGCTTCCAACGCTCCTTTTACGGAATGCTCTCGTCTTAAATCCATATGTAAAACAATGGCTGAAAAAAAACATTTGGATTTATCAGGACCGCATTGTTTATGTGGGCCATGAACTTCCGAATAGAGCCGAAGAAATTCATACAATTGATTGTGAAGGAAAATACATTGTGCCAGGGTACATCGAACCGCACGCACATCCTTTTCAAATATATAATCCCCAAACGCTGGCGGAATATGTGTCTCAATACGGAACAACGACATTTGTGAATGATAACTTATTTTTGCTTTTACAAAGCGGAAAAAAGAAAGCGCTTACCATTTTAAATGAACTCAAAAAGCAGCCTGTTCAATATTTTTGGTGGTCACGTTATGACCTCCAAACCGAAGTTCTGAACGAGGACCACGTTCTTCCGTTTGATGTCAGAAAGCAGTGGATTGAACATCCGGATGTGATTCAAGGCGGAGAAATGACCGGATGGCCGCGTTTGGTAGATGGTGATGATTTAATGCTTCACTGCATGCAAGCTACAAAGAAGCAGAGAAAACGCATTGAAGGGCATTTTCCCGGCGCTTCAAATAAAACGCTTACAAAAATGAAGCTGTTCGGAGCGGATTGTGATCATGAAGCGATGACAGGTGATGAAGTGATGAGAAGGCTGGAACTGGGCTATTATGTTTCCCTTCGGAACTCTTCCATTCGCCCTGATGTAAGAAAAATCTTGCGGGAGCTGCATGAGAAGGGTTTCCGCTATTATGACCATTTCTTTTACACGACAGACGGCGCGACGCCTAATTTTTATAAAGGCGGCATGACAAACGAGCTGATCCGCATCGCGTTAGAAGAAGGAGTCCCGGCAATCGACGCCTACAATATGGCATCATTTAATATTGCAAAGTATTATCAAATGGATGATTATTTAGGAGTTGTCGGACCGGGAAGGCTGGCATCGTTGAACGTACTAGAAGATCCGTTAAATCCCAATCCCGTGACCGTTCTCTCAAAAGGGGCCATCCTTCGTGAAGATGGCTGTGATTTGAAGGCGTTTACAAAGACGGGCTGGAGCAAAGGCGGTCTTGTCCCGCTTGAGCTTTCATATGATATGACGATGGATGATTTACAGTTTTCCATGCCGATGGGCGTGAAAATGCGGAATGCGGTCATTATGGAGCCGTATATGATTGAGATCGACAATTCGATGGAACAGCTCTCGTTTGACCATGATGAAAGTTATTTGACGATGCTTGACAGACATGGGAAATGGCGTGTCAATACGATGATAAAAGGCTTTGCCTCAAGCGTGCAGGGATTTGTGAGCTCCTTTACGACGACAGGTGATATTGTCGCGATCGGAAAAAATAAAGCGGATATGCTGCTCGCTTTCGCCCGCATGAAAGAGATCGGAGGAGGAATCGTTCTTGCGGAAAACGGGAACATTCTGCATGAAATTCCGCTTGCGCTGTGCGGCTGCGCCTCTTCGGAAGCGTATGAAGACGTGCTGGAGAAGGAACAAAAGCTGAAAGATCTTTTGACTGAAAGAGGTTACGAGTTTTGTGATCCCGTCTATACGCTGCTCTTTTTGCAAAGTACGCACCTTCCGTATATACGCATTACGCCTAGAGGAATCTTCG